The region CATTTCTTGGAGGCTTTCGACTGTTATATTATGTTATGTCTACAACTAGCCATTTGTGCAAGTTATTTACGTTATTTTAGTAATACAATGAAGCACATAGAACCGCAATCTCTTAATTCATATTCTTTTTAAAATCTTTTTCAAGTGCGAGCCTGTGGATTAATTCTCATGTCGTAAGTAAGTAATAAATCCCTGCCGCATGCTTATCATTGACACGTCTCTCAGACCAGTTGCTTCTGCGTTCATGCCAAATCTTTAGTCATTGAAGTGAACGAACAAATACGCAACAAATTGAGACGACATATATTTTGTCTGTATAGTATTATTTTACGGCAAATATCAAAACACCCGGTTGGCCAAAATACGAGAACTACATGTTGATGGATGGCTGATATTTTCGCTTCCAAACaaacattttttcttttagaGTACCAAAATATCAAGATTTTTATTATGACTATAATCCAAAATGTTTATGATTCATGAATATTTGCATCACTAATTTAAAGTGAACTAGATAGGTTTCTCTTCAAATAAAAGAAACAATATCATAAAACAGGTCCAACGTGGAAAATAATAAGAGGTTGTCAAAAAGATAAGAATTATGCGTCCAGAAATATTGACCAGCATTGGTTATATATTTTGCCATAATGTACTCCATTAAATTAAACCTCATCTTTATTAacaccaaaaaaaaaaaaaactcaataGCTGCAACTATGGCAGCAACAATGGCTGGTATGAGTCTTTCAACTCCTAGAGTAGTTTTCAAGGCACCAGAATCGCTTCAAAAGTCTCAAACCATTAGGTTCGCACCAGTGTTTGTGCTCAACCAAAGGAGAACCGGCACAGTCAGTTCGGGCAGGATGGTAAGCATTCGACCCGTACGGGCATCACCGGATAGCATAACTGGAAAGGTGGAAGAGAGCATAAAGAACGCGGAGGAGGCATGTGCAGGAGACGCCGCTAGCGGCGAGTGTGTGGCGGCGTGGGATGAGGTGGAGGAACTGAGCGCGGCGGCAAGCGACGCCAGGGATAAGAAGAAGGTATCGGACCCACTGGAGGAATACTGCAAGGACAACCCGGAGACTGACGAGTGTCGCACCTATGATAACTGATTGAAGTCAAAACTCTATTATATTATCATTTCTGTTGTGtattaatttttatttaaggTTGAATAATTCATATATACCATCTTTACAAAGTCATTATTCTAGCTTCATCATATTACTCTTGTTTATAATTCTAGCATAATGTCAAGTTTTACTTATTTTAAAGTAAGAAAATATTTAAGGTTAATTAGTTTTTTTGTGTGTGGATATTGTGATTCCCAACAACTTATATGAGTATCAGTATACTTTGTAATTTTTTAATGCTAGgcaaacaaaacaaataaaaaacaattttatGGCAAAAGCTTTCCGGATTAAATCTAGTCCACATACTCTTATTATTTTAAccaatatattttatttttttcccAGAAAAAAATGTTTCCTAACAAGAAAACAATAAGAGAATCGGATGAAACCAAAATAGTGTTAGTGTTGTACATCTCGAAAATTTATGTTGATTGATCGACATGTAAGATCGGAAGAAGTCGATGATGAAGTAGGAATGGTTCAGATGAAAATCGAGTATTAGCTAGAACACATATTTGCTTAGGAGATCCGAGATATAACCCGGTCTAAGAAAGCATTAACTTGTCGGGTTGAGGGTCCTAAAGGACCAAGGTGTTGGGTTTCGTACCAGGGGGTATTGAACCTAGATAAGCCGTGATAATGATCGGAGGGTCATCCCTCTGGAAACAGTTTTGAAAGATGAAATGGCATAACATCCCAATAATGAAAGGGGCGAGTACATTACAAAATTCACTGAATCGAGTTTGTGAGAAGGTTGAGTATGAAGAGGCAAGTAGGTCGGATGATCATACTCATACATACAAGTCAAACCCGATGTTAATATTAGGATATCATGTGAAGAGTCAATAGAGACAGTTACTGAATGTTCCATAATGACATGAGAGTTACAAATATTGATGGAAAAGAGATTACCTAACAATTATAGGGACGACAAATATTATCTAAAGCTACCTTTATGAGGGATATGATGAGGCAAGCATTAGGGGATGATGGATGAGTCGAGCCATATAAATAGGAGATTCCCTAGACGAAAAAGGAGGAAGGAAGAATCACCTGGGAAAATATATAACATACACTTATAACCAATCATTTAGGGCTCTCCCCGACGGATAACGATCAACCTTTTAGTATTTTTATCAAGATCATTTGGCGTCCACCATGGAGTATCGGTAAAACTTGCCCAGGCCACACAAAAACCATCATCAAAATTGCTAATAGCCTAACAATGCGATGTACAGATCATCTCCCAACCGAAGTGATCCACCTCAGCCATCAGATATAACTTAATTGCTCATAGTGGTGGAGGTTCTCCATCAACAAAATGAAACCTTATAAGACAGTGTTCATGCTTCTCAAATACAAAGTCAACATGATGCAGATGCGGAGGACGAGCCTATAGATTCCCAACCTTTGTCCGAAGCTATCTGGATGATCAGGTCCTAGAGAACTTCAAACCTTCATCGTTGGCGTCGTTTGATGGTAAAATTGACCCGGATGAGCATATTATTGCGATCAATAGTCAAATGGCAATAG is a window of Lathyrus oleraceus cultivar Zhongwan6 chromosome 6, CAAS_Psat_ZW6_1.0, whole genome shotgun sequence DNA encoding:
- the LOC127097817 gene encoding calvin cycle protein CP12-2, chloroplastic; protein product: MYSIKLNLIFINTKKKKNSIAATMAATMAGMSLSTPRVVFKAPESLQKSQTIRFAPVFVLNQRRTGTVSSGRMVSIRPVRASPDSITGKVEESIKNAEEACAGDAASGECVAAWDEVEELSAAASDARDKKKVSDPLEEYCKDNPETDECRTYDN